One Phaeodactylum tricornutum CCAP 1055/1 PHATR_bd_32x35 genomic scaffold, whole genome shotgun sequence genomic window carries:
- a CDS encoding predicted protein: MTRRSVGMILSAVWLALLTLLGSTAYGTMAFTAAGPQRTRFAMSPLGGATTMDPPTKERTQSETNRRRRGSDNDRTNDDEDNTEYPDLEYLQDSAESREINDPFHILLMGSTFDKPKITVTYVSGSLEYVLQMPSEEATELSSFAREEGMACLGTWPREKCLNLGRQLQMRDIVCRVVPFCEGGQRGWQAKDASNEDKAGAGRSSSGNSDGGAF, encoded by the coding sequence ATGACTCGGCGCAGTGTTGGTATGATTCTTTCGGCGGTTTGGCTAGCACTCCTGACGCTACTGGGATCGACGGCGTACGGGACAATGGCGTTTACGGCGGCGGGGCCTCAACGGACACGATTCGCGATGAGTCCGCTCGGCGGGGCCACGACCATGGATCCACCCACGAAGGAACGAACCCAAAGTGAAACGAACCGGCGACGACGCGGCAGTGACAACGATCGtacgaacgacgacgaggacaatACGGAATATCCCGATTTGGAATATCTCCAGGATTCCGCAGAATCGCGGGAAATCAACGATCCTTTTCACATTCTGCTCATGGGATCGACCTTTGACAAGCCCAAAATCACGGTCACCTACGTGTCCGGAAGCCTAGAATACGTTTTGCAGATGCCATCGGAGGAGGCGACGGAATTGTCCAGCTTTGCTCGGGAGGAAGGCATGGCGTGTCTGGGAACATGGCCACGCGAAAAATGCCTGAATCTGGGACGGCAGCTACAAATGCGCGATATCGTGTGCCGCGTTGTACCCTTTTGTGAAGGAGGACAACGAGGATGGCAGGCCAAGGATGCCAGCAACGAGGACAAGGCGGGAGCCGGGAGGAGTAGTAGTGGCAATAGCGACGGCGGTGCCTTTTAA